In the Arachis ipaensis cultivar K30076 chromosome B10, Araip1.1, whole genome shotgun sequence genome, one interval contains:
- the LOC110268433 gene encoding uncharacterized protein LOC110268433 produces MIQSGHHDIPSEPDTPSEPSEEEADDHEEEALAEAEQARVEQAAPQHEEPHQIQPADPEIPLQAEPPLQQIDPPTLIQTVEPQPTTETPTAHPSGDDTSHTQPK; encoded by the coding sequence ATGATCCAATCTGGCCACCACGACATCCcgtccgagcctgacacaccttcTGAGCCAtccgaggaggaggcggatgatcatgaagAGGAGGCACTggcagaggctgagcaggcaagagttgagcaggctgcaccacaacATGAGGAGCCCCATCAGATACAGCCGGCTGATCCCGAGATTCCTCTTCAGGCAGAGCCCCCACTGCAGCAGATAGACCCTCCGACATTGATCCAGACTGTGGAGCCTCAGCCTACCACCGAGACACCTACTgcccatccttccggagatgacacttctcacaCCCAGCCTAAGTGA